A single genomic interval of Mucilaginibacter boryungensis harbors:
- a CDS encoding SusC/RagA family TonB-linked outer membrane protein, which produces MNQLFTICIKPAKKMALLLLMLLCSARIFAQQIVSGTVTSSKTGETLVGVTVVIKGSNVAVTTNNKGKYSIKTANANDVLTFSYVGYLNKEVAVKQQQILDVQLDEDAKSLNEVVVVGYGTARKSDLTGSVTSLKASELTKATNLNVQQALLGRSAGVQVYQKSGEPGAAMSVQVRGITSITGNNDPLYVIDGMPVNDAVAIGGAAPAGATSNPNNRTALSSLNPADIASIEILKDASATAIYGSRGANGVVLISTKRGTSGRINVAYNVTYGTQQAAHLQRFMTGDEYTQAINSIIDLGGLSTTKVTGANANTNWQQLLLKKGVIQSHDLSFSGGSGNTKYYISAGFFNQEGIELKSGTTRYNARVNVETSEANKYSVGMSLTTSYTRDLYNSTGNGLNDNASALYMAQNYDPTAPAYNADGSYARSPLMAPMDNPVAVINGQYGVGDTYRTFGNLYAEYFLMPSLSVKARAGADLNDAQRYYWIDPSTLTGASYNGYADVRDGKRAYYLAEGTINFNKTFNEDHRLNAVAGTTYERYTSSSLVSNSRSFALPDLTYNGLGTGDNTLNGASDGRQENILISYLARASYSFKNKYLLTASIRADGSARFGQNNRFGYFPSVAAAWRIHEEKFLKNSKIISDLKLRGSFGITGNQPNANYIYYSTYSSGRNAVFNETRTSILQPTRSANPDLQWESARQMDIGVDFGLFNSRLTGTIEYYNRKTYNLLYDIPLPLSTGFGSRTENVGSMRNSGMEFSVKANITDNGVFRIDAGANLTTLKNTVISLGSVPQFIGNGPGSIGQVSILKPGNSLGSFYGYIVDGVWQKTDDFTKTQAGVRPGDLKYRDIDGNGVINTNDRVVLGKSLPDFYYGFNLNVSYKALTLDAFIEGQQGGKMLNSSLVDAYYPVDYRRNKLAIPYLNRWTPTNPTDEYPSFLPNDVRGQLQVTNRTVEDASYLRLQSVRLTFKVPVSALKFVKGVSVFATGQNLFTFTKYTGSDPAANALGDNVLRIDYNTYPLTKVFTAGLNVQF; this is translated from the coding sequence ATGAACCAATTATTTACTATTTGTATTAAGCCGGCGAAAAAGATGGCTTTACTCCTGCTGATGCTTCTATGCTCCGCCAGGATTTTTGCCCAGCAAATTGTCAGTGGTACGGTAACTTCGTCAAAAACAGGCGAAACACTGGTAGGTGTTACCGTTGTTATTAAAGGCAGTAACGTTGCCGTAACTACCAATAACAAGGGCAAATACAGTATAAAAACAGCTAATGCCAATGATGTGCTGACTTTCTCGTATGTAGGTTACCTTAACAAGGAAGTAGCTGTAAAGCAACAGCAAATTTTAGATGTTCAGTTAGACGAAGATGCCAAATCATTAAATGAAGTAGTGGTTGTAGGTTATGGCACCGCGCGAAAGAGCGACCTGACCGGTTCGGTTACTTCATTAAAAGCATCCGAATTAACCAAGGCAACTAATCTTAATGTGCAACAGGCTTTGCTGGGCCGCTCAGCAGGTGTACAGGTCTACCAAAAAAGCGGTGAACCCGGCGCTGCTATGAGCGTGCAGGTAAGAGGGATCACCTCTATTACCGGGAATAATGACCCATTATACGTCATTGACGGTATGCCGGTGAACGATGCAGTAGCTATAGGCGGTGCCGCACCAGCAGGGGCTACCAGTAACCCTAATAACCGGACTGCACTTAGCTCGCTTAATCCCGCAGATATCGCTTCGATCGAGATACTGAAGGATGCTTCTGCAACTGCAATCTACGGTTCGCGCGGTGCTAACGGTGTAGTGTTGATCAGCACAAAAAGAGGGACTTCAGGCAGGATCAACGTAGCTTACAATGTCACTTACGGTACCCAGCAGGCGGCGCATTTGCAACGTTTCATGACCGGGGATGAATATACTCAAGCCATTAACAGTATTATCGACCTGGGCGGTCTCAGCACAACCAAAGTAACCGGGGCCAATGCTAATACCAATTGGCAGCAATTGCTGTTAAAAAAAGGGGTGATCCAATCGCACGATCTTTCTTTTAGCGGAGGTAGTGGAAATACAAAATATTATATATCCGCAGGCTTTTTTAACCAGGAGGGTATTGAACTCAAGTCCGGTACCACGCGTTATAACGCCCGTGTCAATGTTGAAACATCTGAAGCTAATAAATATAGTGTAGGCATGAGCCTTACCACCTCCTATACACGCGATTTATACAATTCTACAGGCAACGGCTTAAACGATAACGCCAGCGCATTGTATATGGCGCAAAATTATGACCCCACCGCGCCGGCTTATAACGCCGATGGCAGCTACGCCCGCTCACCGCTGATGGCGCCTATGGATAATCCTGTTGCAGTTATCAACGGGCAGTATGGCGTGGGCGATACTTACCGAACTTTTGGCAATTTATATGCCGAATATTTCCTTATGCCATCATTATCCGTTAAAGCAAGAGCAGGAGCTGACTTAAATGATGCCCAACGTTATTACTGGATAGATCCCTCAACCTTAACTGGTGCATCATATAATGGTTATGCCGATGTGCGTGATGGCAAAAGGGCTTATTACCTGGCTGAAGGTACTATTAACTTTAACAAAACGTTTAACGAAGATCATCGCTTAAACGCGGTAGCAGGGACTACTTATGAGCGCTATACCTCTAGTTCACTGGTGTCTAATTCGCGGTCGTTTGCTTTGCCCGACCTAACCTATAACGGTTTGGGTACCGGCGATAATACACTGAACGGTGCAAGCGATGGCAGGCAGGAAAATATTCTGATCTCCTATCTTGCCCGGGCCAGCTATTCTTTCAAAAATAAATACCTGTTAACGGCATCTATCAGAGCTGATGGCTCGGCACGCTTCGGCCAAAATAATCGGTTCGGTTACTTCCCTTCGGTAGCGGCGGCCTGGCGTATCCATGAGGAAAAATTCCTGAAAAACAGCAAAATCATCAGCGATTTGAAGTTGCGTGGCAGCTTTGGTATTACAGGTAATCAGCCTAATGCAAATTATATTTACTATTCTACTTACTCATCGGGGCGTAATGCCGTATTTAACGAAACGCGCACTTCCATATTGCAGCCCACCCGTAGTGCCAACCCCGACCTGCAATGGGAGTCGGCCCGGCAAATGGACATCGGGGTTGATTTTGGTTTATTTAATTCACGACTAACCGGAACTATCGAATATTACAACCGCAAAACTTACAACCTGCTATACGATATACCACTGCCGTTAAGTACCGGTTTTGGCTCACGTACCGAGAACGTAGGCAGTATGCGTAATAGCGGGATGGAGTTTTCTGTGAAAGCCAACATTACGGATAACGGCGTATTTCGGATCGATGCTGGCGCCAACCTTACCACACTTAAAAACACAGTGATCAGCCTGGGTTCGGTGCCGCAGTTTATCGGCAATGGGCCAGGTTCAATTGGCCAGGTAAGCATATTAAAACCAGGTAATTCGCTGGGGTCATTCTACGGCTATATTGTAGATGGTGTTTGGCAAAAAACCGACGATTTTACAAAAACGCAGGCTGGAGTGAGGCCCGGCGATCTGAAATACCGCGATATAGACGGGAATGGCGTCATTAATACCAACGACAGAGTTGTATTGGGTAAGTCGCTTCCCGATTTTTATTATGGGTTTAACCTCAACGTAAGCTATAAGGCTTTAACACTTGATGCGTTCATAGAAGGACAGCAAGGCGGCAAAATGTTAAACAGCAGCCTGGTTGATGCTTATTACCCGGTTGATTACCGTCGCAATAAACTTGCTATCCCTTATCTTAACCGCTGGACGCCAACCAACCCGACCGACGAATACCCCTCATTTTTGCCTAATGATGTGAGAGGTCAGCTTCAGGTAACCAACCGTACGGTAGAAGACGCATCTTACCTGCGGCTGCAATCGGTACGCTTAACTTTTAAGGTGCCTGTTTCAGCGCTGAAATTTGTGAAAGGTGTTAGCGTATTTGCAACCGGTCAAAACCTGTTTACGTTTACTAAATACACCGGATCAGACCCGGCAGCTAATGCATTAGGCGATAATGTACTGCGTATCGATTATAATACTTATCCGTTGACTAAAGTTTTCACCGCCGGACTTAACGTTCAGTTTTAA
- a CDS encoding RagB/SusD family nutrient uptake outer membrane protein, giving the protein MKKTLKYIIPLVAALQLASCKNALDVVPNSEFSPGNVLTTEAGIRSLLYSAYANAQLQTNSRYWINDSEDCTDIGYNTDGAENGQLIQIINFNWTANLGTLAADIWAPSYASIRDANGVIENIDNVNTADATKKLYKAEARVLRAKAYAFLYSFFGPVPLRTSTIQSGDLARASDDVMKSFIETEITESLADLPDPGKEAAFGRINKAVANGILAKFFLNTKQWQKAADASQAIINFGYYSLYPVFADMFRTANEQNKEMILVLQCRNETDYSNWYQCGALPVGYKSSPQFPGYTYASTMSIFATNYRLRTAFVSSYDPADKRLATICTSYINNSNVTVNILANDNARCFKYWDNAQVGNNAGTDVPIIRYADILLTRTEALNELNGPTTECFTLINQVRARAGVANLTLAITPTKDAFRDAILRERGWEFVGEGKRREDLIRQGKFLSSALTRGIPAANVTDNKLVFPIPQSEIDANKLCVQNPGY; this is encoded by the coding sequence ATGAAAAAGACATTGAAATATATCATACCCTTAGTTGCCGCCCTGCAGCTGGCTTCATGTAAAAATGCGCTTGACGTAGTTCCAAACTCGGAATTTTCGCCGGGTAACGTATTAACTACCGAGGCGGGTATCCGCTCGCTGCTTTACTCGGCTTATGCTAATGCGCAATTGCAAACTAACTCGCGTTATTGGATCAACGACTCAGAAGACTGCACCGATATAGGTTATAATACGGATGGTGCAGAAAACGGTCAGCTCATACAGATCATCAATTTTAACTGGACAGCTAACCTCGGTACCCTGGCGGCCGATATTTGGGCACCTTCTTACGCCTCTATCAGGGATGCCAATGGTGTAATAGAAAACATAGATAATGTAAACACCGCAGATGCTACTAAGAAACTGTACAAAGCCGAAGCGCGTGTCCTGCGTGCCAAAGCCTACGCTTTTCTGTACAGCTTTTTTGGCCCGGTACCGTTGAGAACATCCACTATCCAGTCGGGCGACCTTGCCCGGGCGAGCGACGACGTTATGAAAAGTTTTATTGAAACAGAGATCACCGAATCACTGGCCGACCTGCCTGATCCGGGGAAAGAAGCCGCCTTTGGACGTATTAATAAAGCTGTGGCGAACGGTATCCTGGCTAAATTTTTCCTTAATACCAAACAATGGCAAAAAGCTGCCGATGCCAGCCAGGCAATCATCAACTTCGGCTATTATTCTTTATATCCGGTATTTGCAGACATGTTTCGTACTGCTAATGAACAGAATAAGGAAATGATATTGGTGTTGCAATGCCGTAATGAAACTGATTATAGTAACTGGTACCAGTGCGGCGCGTTGCCGGTGGGATATAAAAGCAGCCCGCAGTTCCCTGGCTATACCTACGCTTCCACAATGTCTATTTTTGCAACGAACTACCGTTTACGCACAGCATTTGTAAGCTCGTACGATCCTGCTGATAAACGCTTGGCTACAATATGCACCAGTTATATCAATAACAGTAACGTTACCGTTAACATCCTGGCAAATGATAACGCCCGTTGTTTTAAGTATTGGGATAATGCACAGGTAGGCAATAACGCCGGGACTGATGTACCTATTATCCGTTATGCTGATATACTGCTTACCCGTACTGAGGCATTAAATGAGTTGAACGGTCCTACGACAGAGTGCTTCACGCTGATCAATCAGGTACGGGCCCGTGCAGGTGTTGCTAACCTCACCCTGGCCATTACACCCACCAAAGACGCTTTCCGCGATGCTATTTTACGTGAACGCGGCTGGGAGTTTGTAGGAGAAGGCAAACGCCGCGAGGACCTTATCCGCCAGGGTAAATTTCTTTCGTCGGCATTAACAAGGGGCATCCCGGCCGCAAACGTGACGGATAACAAACTGGTATTCCCTATACCACAATCCGAAATTGATGCGAATAAACTTTGTGTTCAAAACCCTGGCTATTAA